The sequence CGCGGTCGGTATTTCAGGTGCGATCCAGCATCTGGCCGGCATGAAGGATTCGAAGGTGATCGTGGCGATCAACAAGGATCCGGAAGCGCCGATCTTCAGCGTGGCCGACTATGGCCTCGTCGGCGATCTGTTTGAAGTCGTCCCTGTGTTGGTCGACACCCTTTAAGGCAGTTATTCAATTTCTAGCGAATTCCAATCCTGGATGTATTCGGAATTCGCGCTTACCCATCGACTTCCGATTGTTACCTGCAATCGCGGTCTTTAACGGAGAGTAATTCTCATGATTTCCACTACCGATCCGCACATCAATCGCAAGCCGCGCAATATTTCCCAGGTGGAATGGGAGACGCGTGTGCAACTCGCGGCCGCGTATCGTCTGGCGGCGAAGTTTGAGCTGACAGACCTCATCTACACACATATCTCGGCACGCGTGCCGGGCACCGACGATCAGTTCCTCATCAATCCGCATGGGTGGTTCTTCGACGAAATTACGGCATCGTCGCTCGTCAAGATTGATGTGAACGGGAATCCGATCGGTGACGATCGCTTCGAAGTCAATGCCGCGGGCTTCACGATCCACAGCGCGCTCCATCAGGCGCGGCACGATGTGGAGTGTGTCGTGCATCTTCACACGACATTCGGCATGGCAGTCGCTGCGATGGAGTGCGGTTTGCTGCCGCTCAACCAGATCAGCATGCAGTTCTACAATCGTGTCGCGTACCACGACTACGAAGGTATCTCGCTTGATCTCGACGAGCGCCAACGCATCGTTAAATCGATTGATGAAAAAGACTATCTGATTCTCCGAAATCACGGCCTGTTGACGACCGGTCGTTCGGTTGCTGAAGCCTTCACTCGGATGTACTACTTGAACAAAGCGTGCGAGATTCAAGTCGCGACCCTGTCGGCGGGGCAGAAGGTGACGATTCCTTCGCCGGAAGTGTGCGAGTACGCAGCAAAGCAACACGACGATTACGCGTACCTGGACACGGTTCACCTCGACCGGGAGTGGACGGCGCTGCTGCGACTTCTTGAGCGAGACGGCGGCGGCTATCGCGTCTGACGAGCAGTAGACGTTCGAGAGAATGAGAGCGTTCCGCAGCGGGTTAAGCGAAGGATGCTCGCTCGCAGTTTCCGATTGGTGACGTTGTCTTGTAGATGTTGCCGAAGTCATGTTCAGTGCAGGTGAGACGTGCAGGTGTACCGGTTTGCTTCTACGCGCGGGTTCCGCTTCGGAGCCCTGCGTTTTCCGTTTCCACTGGTCTGGAGGACAGAGCGAGGGTCCCACGTCATCGCTGGAGGCGAAAGTGCAGGGGCGCGTAATTGGAGCCGCTGTACTTTCGTCCCTGCAGAACACCTTTTCGATGTCGAGGTGGTTCCGGATCATACGGGAGCCGCGACTGGGTGGCTCGAAGTTCAGATGCCGATTCAGCCGATATCGACTGAGCCCGATTGGAGTCGTCTGGCTGATTTTCTGCAGCGATCCAGATCTGGATTTGGATTGGCACTCACGCAGAGCATGTTCAGATATCCAACATACGAGTGGGAGATCGGAGTGGTAGCGGTGCAACTCGGCGTGAGTCGCCGATCGTTGCAGATGACTCTTTTTCGAGAATCCTATAGCTTCGATGCGGCGCTGCGGCGTTGCCGTCGTTTAAAGAGACTCCTCAGTGGCGATGATTCTCCGTTCGAGGCCGATGAGGACGGTTCGTACGAATATCCGTTCGATACGGAGAGGCGTGACCCTGAACCAGAATTAGTCCCGGTCGGAAGTGGAGATTTCCAGGGTCAAAGGTCAATAGTAAGCGCATGCGTGAATGTCGATCCACATCAAGGAATCTCAAAACGCTCGGATTCCGGATCAGGATGCTTGACGGTCGTCTCATAAGTGCTGCGCGATAGATTCACGTCAGCGGGTGCGAACTTACGACTCGCGTTCCGGCTCCGTCGCGGAGCCGGTCATCCCCTTGTCGCCCGCAACCTCGCAGGTCAACGCACGGGCGCCGCCGCAGCCAGCAAGCTGCGCAGGAACACCATGATCATGTGCCCGATCGGCACCTCGGACAAAATCGACTGCTGCAGTGACAGGCCTTGCGAGAGCCCCATGAACGACACGGCCAGGACGGCCGGTGATTCGGGCGGCACTTTCTTCAGCCTGGCGAAAATCTGTTCGATGCAATAGGCCAGGCCATCGCGGTGGGCGTCCAGCAACGCCTGCGACGCCGTTGCAAAAGCAGGGTTGCGTCGCCCCTGAAGCTTGAACTCGACGCCCAGCACCGACCACTCGGGCTCGGCATCGACCGTCTGCGACCAGATTTCCAGCGCATTCAATATGTCTTCCCCGGACGCGGACGGGTCGTTCAGCGTCCGGGCGATGTCGGCCACTTGCGTCGTCGAGCGCTCCCGCATCAGCTCGACGAACAGTGCCTCCTTGCTGGCGAAATTCGAATAGAACGCGCCCTGCGTGTAGCCGGCCTCGGCTGCGATATCCCTGAGCGACGTGGCGCCGAAACCCCGGTCGACAAACAGCCGCTTCGCGGCGGCAAGCAAATGTGCGCGGGTCTGCAATCGACTTTCTTCGCGGCTCAGCCGCGGGGGAAGGGGCGCCATGTTCATGGCGGGAAGGATATCAGTTGATATTTGAGATGGATACCATTACGATTGCGTTTCATATATCACTTGATATGTGAAGCGCGGGGCGTGATTGTGCCGCCGAATGTCCGTAGTGGGGCTCGCCTCGGGCGAACGATCGTTTCGGCATGAGACCGTCGCTGCGATTGTCGATCTCCTCACGTCCCGTTATCCGGTGTGCCGAGGTGAGCCGCTTGGCGATCAAGTGAACGCCGCCCTAACGGGGCGTTGTAAAACAGTCTGTTAGTCATGCGAATCAAGTCGATTCACATGCGGATACGGATGCGGGGCAGGAAGCAGAAAATGAGCGTGAGCAAGACCTATGCGCAGCTCGTTGCCGAGCTGGCGAAACTGGACGAAGAAATCGAGCGGGCACGCGCGCGTGAACGCATCGATGCGATCGAGA comes from Burkholderia pyrrocinia and encodes:
- a CDS encoding class II aldolase/adducin family protein, producing the protein MISTTDPHINRKPRNISQVEWETRVQLAAAYRLAAKFELTDLIYTHISARVPGTDDQFLINPHGWFFDEITASSLVKIDVNGNPIGDDRFEVNAAGFTIHSALHQARHDVECVVHLHTTFGMAVAAMECGLLPLNQISMQFYNRVAYHDYEGISLDLDERQRIVKSIDEKDYLILRNHGLLTTGRSVAEAFTRMYYLNKACEIQVATLSAGQKVTIPSPEVCEYAAKQHDDYAYLDTVHLDREWTALLRLLERDGGGYRV
- a CDS encoding TetR/AcrR family transcriptional regulator, whose translation is MQTRAHLLAAAKRLFVDRGFGATSLRDIAAEAGYTQGAFYSNFASKEALFVELMRERSTTQVADIARTLNDPSASGEDILNALEIWSQTVDAEPEWSVLGVEFKLQGRRNPAFATASQALLDAHRDGLAYCIEQIFARLKKVPPESPAVLAVSFMGLSQGLSLQQSILSEVPIGHMIMVFLRSLLAAAAPVR